The Flavobacterium johnsoniae UW101 genomic interval TTACGCAATATATGTACAATACGATTAATATAAATCCCGCTTATGCAGGATCCAGAGGCGCTCTAAGTATTTTTGGTTTATACCGTACACAATGGATAGGACTTGACGGCGCTCCAGAAACAAGCAGTTTTTCTATCAACACTCCAATCAACAACAGTAATTTAGGAGTCGGCCTTTCACTTGTAAATGATAAAATTGGGCCAACAAACGAAAACAATATATCAGCAGATATATCGTATACCGTTCAGACTTCTGCCGATTTTAAACTGTCGTTTGGTATCAAAGGAACTGCTAATATATTCAATCTCGATGTCAACAAACTAAATCCGTCAGAACAAGGAGATCCACAGTTTCAGGATTTAAACAACAAATTTAGTCCAAATGTGGGAGCTGGAGTTTACTGGCATTCAGATAAAGCCTATATCGGTTTATCAGTTCCCAATTTCATCGAAACTAATAGATACAGTGATAACGACATTGCTATTTACAAAGACAAAATCAATTATTATTTAATGGCCGGTTATGTTTTTGATTTGGATAAATTACAATATATCAAATTCAAACCCGCAGTTTTAACCAAAATGGTTGAAGGAGCACCGCTGCAAGTCGATGTTTCTGCCAACTTTATGTTTATTGACAAACTTGTTTTGGGTGTTGCTTACAGATGGAGTGCTTCTCTAAGCGCTATGGCAGGATTTCAAATCACCGACGGACTTTATATAGGATATGGATACGACCGCGAAACCACAAACCTAAATAATTATAATTCAGGATCGCATGAAATATTCCTGCGTTACGAATTCTTCAAAAACAATGGTAAAATGACAACTCCTCGTTTCTTCTAAAAAATAGGTATTATGAAAAATTATAGACTTCTCTGCTTAATAATTCTAAATGTTTTTTATGGTTATTCTCAGCAGTCAAAGCTGAACTCAGCCGATAAAAAATATGACGGTTATGCGTATATCGACGCTATAAAAACTTATGAAAGAGTTGCCGATAAAGGCTATAAATCTGAAGATTTGTTTAAAAAACTTGGAAATTCTTATTATTTCAATTCTGAGTTTGAAAGCGCCGCAAAATGGTACGGAGAATTGTTTGCCATCAATACCTCTCCCGAAGCCGAATACTATTACAGATATGCACAGTCATTAAGGTCTACAGGACAGACCGATAAGGCGAATAAAATTATGAATGAATTTAATGCTAAATACAAAAATGATTCAAGAGGAAAACTCTACAAAGAAGACGTCAATTATCTTGATGAGATTAAAGCAAATTCTGGACGTTATAAAATTGAAGATGCAGGAATTAACTCTAAATATTCTGATTATGGAAGTTTTGTTTACAATAATAAAATCTATTTTGCTTCTGCCAGAGATACTGGAAATTTTTCGCAGAGAAGACATAAATGGACAGGCGAATATTATACCAATATTTATAGTGCCAATATCGACCCGCAAAACAGCACAGCAGTAAAACCAGATAAATTTAAAACTGCTTTAAATACCAAATTTCACGAATCGACACCTGTTTTTACTAAAGATGGAAACACGGTTTATTTTACCAGAAACAATTATATTGACGGTAAAAAAGGAAAAGATGACAATAAAATCACTTTAATAAAACTTTATAAAGCGACTCTCGAAAACGGAAAATGGACAAAAATTACAGCTCTTCCATTTACAAGTGACAATTATAGTACTGCGCATCCTGCGTTAAGCCCGGATGAAAAAACATTATATTTCGCATCCGATATGCCGGGAAGCATAGGACAGTCTGACATTTATAAAGTAAGCATAAACAGTGACGGCAATTTTGGAACACCGCAAAATCTCGGAAAACCCATCAATACCGAAGGCAAAGAAACGTTTCCGTATGTAACCAGCGAAAATGAAATCTATTTTGCTTCAGATGGTCATCCCGGACTTGGAGGTCTTGATGTTTTTGTTGGACAGTTTGATGAAAACGGAACAGTAAGCGATATTCAAAATTTAGGAAATGACATTAATTCACCAAAAGATGATTTTGCTTACATCATTGATCCAGTTTCGAGACAAGG includes:
- a CDS encoding PorP/SprF family type IX secretion system membrane protein produces the protein MRTKLFFFVIMFVTIAGYAQQDAQFTQYMYNTININPAYAGSRGALSIFGLYRTQWIGLDGAPETSSFSINTPINNSNLGVGLSLVNDKIGPTNENNISADISYTVQTSADFKLSFGIKGTANIFNLDVNKLNPSEQGDPQFQDLNNKFSPNVGAGVYWHSDKAYIGLSVPNFIETNRYSDNDIAIYKDKINYYLMAGYVFDLDKLQYIKFKPAVLTKMVEGAPLQVDVSANFMFIDKLVLGVAYRWSASLSAMAGFQITDGLYIGYGYDRETTNLNNYNSGSHEIFLRYEFFKNNGKMTTPRFF
- a CDS encoding OmpA family protein, with translation MKNYRLLCLIILNVFYGYSQQSKLNSADKKYDGYAYIDAIKTYERVADKGYKSEDLFKKLGNSYYFNSEFESAAKWYGELFAINTSPEAEYYYRYAQSLRSTGQTDKANKIMNEFNAKYKNDSRGKLYKEDVNYLDEIKANSGRYKIEDAGINSKYSDYGSFVYNNKIYFASARDTGNFSQRRHKWTGEYYTNIYSANIDPQNSTAVKPDKFKTALNTKFHESTPVFTKDGNTVYFTRNNYIDGKKGKDDNKITLIKLYKATLENGKWTKITALPFTSDNYSTAHPALSPDEKTLYFASDMPGSIGQSDIYKVSINSDGNFGTPQNLGKPINTEGKETFPYVTSENEIYFASDGHPGLGGLDVFVGQFDENGTVSDIQNLGNDINSPKDDFAYIIDPVSRQGYFSSNKDGGMGSDDIYKFLETKRLKCLQELYGVITDSENGVVLPGSKVTLYENQKIKNSTVSNTAGQYSFTVECGKTYSVRAEKPDYATKEVDITIAKTNGKTNLPIALDKSVCKVAVGDDLGKCFGIKMIYFDLDKSNIRTEAALDLEKILDVLNQNPTMKLDIRSHTDSRASHQYNEALSDRRAKSTISWLIQNGVAKNRLTGKGYGETQLVNQCSDGVNCTEEEHQMNRRSEFIITAL